One region of Streptomyces sp. NBC_00442 genomic DNA includes:
- a CDS encoding DUF3618 domain-containing protein encodes MTSPSHDDRSAPGSEELREQVERTREDLGRTVEALAAKADVKGRALEKAAEVQQRAAAKAGELKARTADVAHQVQDKVQDTIQDKVPAPAGRAVRDHRTVLLAAAGAAVVVWLTYRHRKG; translated from the coding sequence ATGACCAGTCCGTCCCACGACGACCGGAGCGCTCCCGGCTCCGAGGAACTGCGCGAACAGGTCGAACGGACCCGCGAGGACCTCGGGCGGACGGTCGAAGCGCTGGCGGCCAAGGCCGACGTCAAGGGCCGGGCCCTGGAGAAGGCCGCCGAGGTGCAGCAGCGTGCCGCGGCCAAGGCCGGCGAGCTCAAGGCAAGGACCGCCGACGTCGCGCACCAGGTACAGGACAAGGTGCAGGACACGATCCAGGACAAGGTGCCCGCTCCGGCGGGCCGTGCCGTCCGCGACCACCGCACCGTGCTGCTGGCCGCGGCCGGCGCGGCCGTCGTGGTGTGGCTGACGTACCGGCACAGGAAGGGCTGA
- a CDS encoding DUF2254 domain-containing protein, with the protein MSKGKGKGKGYRRPRALSPLREHLRDTFWFAPTAAMVLVFVLWAAASEADAALVRLLQDHQDFDDISELIRIVNDAKGVITTVSSAMMTFIGVVFSISLVAVQMASGHFTPRVVRIFVRSRITKLTFAVFLATFTLTLLVLTSLDSETDPRLVTTVPFVQSVLTLLMVALSLFLFIAYVNSTLRLMRVGHVIDRITGEALRVVDKMPRGDVDGLALGAEIAGVGYHGRAGVLRDVHIARLVRAARRQDVVLRLLPRLGDFVVPGTPLLSVHGRDGAATPSWSALRYTVTVGVERTFHQDLGFGLRQLSDIGLRALSAAVNDPTTAVQCLDRIVQVLTALANRPLGAVGHPDRKGTVRLVQDVPAWADLVDLAFAEMRLCAVGSPQVTRRIMAGLDDLLRLVPPERRPPLIRHRELLVQAVALAVPEAAERAFALEPDRQGIG; encoded by the coding sequence GTGAGCAAGGGCAAGGGCAAGGGCAAGGGATACCGGCGGCCGAGAGCGCTCTCGCCGCTGCGGGAGCATCTGCGCGACACCTTCTGGTTCGCACCGACCGCGGCCATGGTGCTGGTCTTCGTTCTGTGGGCCGCCGCGAGCGAGGCCGACGCGGCGCTCGTCCGGCTGCTTCAGGACCACCAGGACTTCGACGACATCAGCGAACTGATCCGGATCGTGAACGACGCCAAGGGCGTGATCACCACGGTCAGCTCGGCGATGATGACCTTCATCGGTGTCGTGTTCAGCATTTCGCTGGTCGCGGTGCAGATGGCGAGCGGCCACTTCACGCCCCGGGTGGTCCGCATCTTCGTGCGGTCCCGCATCACCAAGCTGACGTTCGCCGTCTTCCTGGCCACGTTCACGCTGACCCTGCTCGTGCTCACCTCGCTCGACAGCGAGACCGACCCGCGGCTCGTGACGACCGTGCCGTTCGTGCAGAGCGTCCTGACGCTGCTGATGGTGGCGCTGAGCCTCTTCCTCTTCATCGCGTACGTGAACTCCACGCTGCGGCTCATGCGGGTGGGGCACGTCATCGACCGGATCACCGGCGAGGCACTGCGGGTCGTGGACAAGATGCCGCGCGGCGACGTCGACGGGCTCGCGCTCGGTGCCGAGATCGCCGGCGTCGGGTACCACGGGCGGGCCGGGGTGCTGCGGGATGTACACATCGCCCGGCTCGTGCGCGCGGCGCGGCGCCAGGACGTGGTGCTGCGCCTGCTGCCCCGTCTGGGCGACTTCGTCGTGCCGGGCACCCCGCTGCTTTCCGTGCACGGCCGTGACGGCGCTGCGACGCCGTCGTGGAGCGCACTGCGCTACACCGTGACGGTGGGGGTGGAGCGGACGTTCCACCAGGATCTGGGATTCGGTCTGCGTCAGCTTTCCGACATCGGCCTGAGAGCGCTCTCGGCCGCGGTCAACGACCCGACCACCGCCGTCCAGTGCCTCGACCGGATCGTCCAGGTGCTCACGGCGCTGGCGAACCGGCCGCTCGGAGCGGTGGGGCACCCGGACCGCAAGGGCACCGTCCGGCTCGTTCAGGACGTGCCGGCTTGGGCCGACCTCGTCGACCTGGCCTTCGCCGAGATGCGGCTGTGCGCCGTGGGGAGCCCGCAGGTCACCCGGCGCATCATGGCGGGGCTCGACGACCTCCTCCGGCTCGTCCCGCCGGAGCGACGCCCACCGCTGATCCGGCACCGCGAACTGCTCGTCCAAGCCGTGGCGCTCGCGGTTCCGGAGGCGGCCGAGCGCGCGTTCGCGCTGGAACCGGACCGGCAGGGCATCGGGTGA
- a CDS encoding GntR family transcriptional regulator, whose protein sequence is MVSAGLPQGTVPKLERPGPLRERVYEALLELITTRALCPGQHLVESELAGHLGVSRQPVREALQRLDTEGWVDLRPAQGAFVHEPTEEEADQLLSVRTLLEAEAARLAAAHSGTAGIAALEKLCDRGEQAVADDDVDLAVATNAAFHAKVMELAGNLVLAELAGQVDRRVRWYYTPVARQRGQQSWTEHRELISAISARDERRATDVMRAHTEHTRTTYHERSDRA, encoded by the coding sequence ATGGTGTCCGCAGGACTGCCGCAGGGGACCGTGCCCAAGCTGGAACGGCCGGGGCCCCTGCGTGAGCGGGTGTACGAGGCACTTCTGGAGCTCATCACCACACGGGCCCTGTGCCCGGGGCAGCATCTGGTGGAGAGCGAACTCGCCGGGCACCTCGGAGTGTCGAGGCAGCCGGTGCGCGAGGCGCTCCAGCGGCTCGACACCGAGGGCTGGGTGGACCTGCGTCCCGCCCAGGGCGCGTTCGTGCACGAGCCGACCGAGGAAGAGGCCGACCAGCTGCTCTCGGTGCGTACGCTCCTGGAGGCCGAGGCGGCGCGGCTCGCGGCCGCCCATTCCGGGACGGCGGGGATCGCCGCCCTGGAGAAGCTGTGCGACCGGGGAGAGCAGGCGGTCGCGGACGACGACGTGGATCTCGCGGTGGCGACCAACGCCGCTTTCCACGCCAAGGTCATGGAGCTCGCCGGCAACCTGGTGCTCGCCGAACTGGCCGGGCAGGTCGACCGGCGGGTGCGCTGGTACTACACGCCGGTGGCGCGCCAACGCGGCCAGCAGTCCTGGACCGAGCACCGCGAACTGATCTCCGCGATCTCGGCGCGGGACGAGCGCCGGGCGACCGATGTCATGCGCGCCCACACCGAGCACACCCGCACCACGTACCACGAGCGCTCCGACCGGGCCTGA
- a CDS encoding helix-turn-helix domain-containing protein — MSTLGYLERLPELALEFADEANRIAHRDRGVVGAQFVSCLTAEAGLDVADCLVITEAAALAALAPARADRLLRSLERRGAAGLALAVRGDPAGGIPPVVRGAALRLSLPLMATRARAEVWTCVDRDLSRTWQRQATRYMERIAQFVGHLPDGFHRPDVREHLVTGLSKSMGAYVLFVDSTAGGVRAEYPLDAPDVHRYTAHDIALSRDTSRSPQFRSGLHVVRVAVGQAVGQADGGSFLVMVSAAPFEAETLALADHTGKLLALAQDVAHVRRLSDSARGVRLGVFQMLMGGQTVLAQRAMEGLSPGLLQAEQIRVYVISTPPGAREDLVDALEPVADGRALLVRCPARGDHVVAVEPLRRAGRATDGPSWVGLRHVLTDAIAARPGCAMGGSRPHGLAEVSDAYSEAAHALVSAHHTSGRVGMFDGSSQLAPLLGEAAHRWAEHVVAPLLGLPYAVRDELIGTMRIALEFPYTQTARILGAHRNTVASRAARVAEVLGREGRPLDLKDVRVRAVLHLALSLLRTWNPRNEAAPDLPSLPSILRSAPARTWAEGMLHPLRDASPSLSPTVRAWVRCNLHIDDTAESVGVGAATVRKRLRRTEALLQRDLCTGLAGAHALTLALAVTTGEPRLPELRPAPTVHA; from the coding sequence ATGTCAACTTTGGGATATCTGGAGCGACTTCCGGAACTCGCACTCGAATTCGCGGACGAGGCCAATCGCATCGCCCACCGCGACCGCGGTGTGGTCGGTGCGCAATTCGTCTCCTGCCTGACCGCCGAGGCGGGACTGGATGTCGCCGACTGCCTCGTCATCACCGAAGCGGCGGCTCTGGCCGCCCTCGCGCCGGCGCGCGCCGACAGGCTGCTCCGTTCCCTGGAGCGGCGGGGAGCGGCGGGTCTCGCCCTGGCCGTGCGCGGAGATCCGGCAGGCGGCATTCCGCCCGTGGTGCGGGGGGCCGCCCTGCGGCTCTCCTTGCCGCTGATGGCGACCCGGGCCCGCGCGGAGGTGTGGACGTGTGTCGATCGCGACCTTTCCCGTACGTGGCAGCGGCAAGCCACGCGGTACATGGAACGGATCGCACAATTCGTGGGGCACCTTCCGGACGGTTTCCACCGGCCGGATGTGCGTGAACACCTGGTGACCGGGCTGTCCAAGTCGATGGGCGCGTACGTACTCTTCGTCGATTCGACGGCCGGCGGGGTGCGTGCCGAATATCCGCTCGATGCCCCCGACGTCCATCGCTATACGGCTCATGACATCGCACTGAGCAGGGACACGTCCCGGAGTCCGCAATTCCGTAGCGGTCTGCACGTGGTGAGAGTGGCCGTGGGACAGGCGGTGGGACAGGCTGACGGCGGCTCGTTTCTGGTCATGGTCTCGGCCGCTCCTTTCGAGGCGGAAACGCTCGCACTGGCGGACCACACGGGCAAGTTGCTGGCCCTGGCACAGGACGTCGCGCATGTGCGGCGGCTGTCCGACAGCGCGCGGGGCGTCCGGCTCGGCGTCTTTCAGATGCTGATGGGCGGCCAGACCGTGCTGGCCCAGCGGGCGATGGAGGGCCTGAGTCCGGGCCTGTTGCAGGCGGAGCAGATCCGCGTCTACGTGATCTCCACGCCACCCGGGGCCCGGGAGGATCTGGTGGACGCCCTGGAGCCGGTCGCGGACGGCAGGGCGTTGCTGGTGCGCTGCCCGGCCCGGGGCGATCATGTCGTAGCGGTGGAGCCTCTGCGCCGCGCGGGCCGCGCCACCGACGGACCGTCGTGGGTCGGCCTGAGGCACGTCCTGACGGACGCGATCGCGGCTCGGCCCGGGTGCGCCATGGGCGGCAGTCGCCCCCATGGGCTGGCCGAGGTCTCGGACGCGTACAGCGAGGCGGCCCACGCGCTGGTGTCCGCACACCACACCTCCGGACGGGTCGGGATGTTCGACGGCTCCTCCCAGCTGGCGCCGCTGCTCGGCGAAGCGGCACATCGCTGGGCGGAACATGTGGTGGCTCCACTGCTGGGCCTGCCGTATGCGGTCCGGGACGAGCTGATCGGCACGATGCGGATCGCCCTCGAATTCCCGTACACGCAAACCGCCCGGATCCTCGGAGCGCACCGCAACACGGTCGCGTCCCGTGCGGCGCGCGTCGCGGAGGTGCTGGGCCGCGAGGGCAGGCCGCTCGATCTGAAGGACGTCCGCGTGCGCGCGGTCCTGCACCTCGCCCTGTCCTTGCTCAGGACGTGGAACCCGCGGAACGAGGCCGCCCCCGACCTGCCCTCGCTCCCCTCGATCCTCCGGAGCGCGCCGGCCCGCACCTGGGCCGAGGGCATGCTGCACCCGCTCCGCGACGCCTCACCGAGCCTGTCCCCCACCGTGCGTGCGTGGGTCCGGTGCAACCTGCACATCGACGACACGGCCGAGTCCGTCGGGGTCGGCGCCGCGACGGTACGCAAAAGGCTGCGGCGGACGGAGGCCCTCCTGCAGCGCGACCTCTGCACGGGGCTGGCCGGCGCCCACGCGCTGACGCTGGCTCTGGCCGTGACCACGGGCGAGCCCCGGCTGCCCGAGCTGCGCCCGGCGCCAACTGTGCACGCGTGA
- a CDS encoding DUF4352 domain-containing protein, which yields MTAPVDPPGPQPHSGPQSPPEPHAGPQSGTAPEPDTAPQSDSGPQPQWGTPPGHPVPPHADQWGTPPWTPAPPLPSNGLGTTAMALGSISTVVAFLPFLFWIAWILGILAVIFGLVGLSNVRKGLATNKSSALGGTILGGASLLLAVVGLIITGAMIRSAVDKVDDIDSGTSSVTSIPDEPEDPLEDEPLGTELRNPASVKFGESHTYEDGVTVTVLRPSEFTLTGSYVPPGLHKGDRTFHLDLTIVNDSDDSLNLDFAQPHVKDAAGNEVNALFYSKAGYTPFGGSLAPGERATAQYSYPVSPDAAARLQVEVHPGILYDHAEWGGPVGE from the coding sequence ATGACAGCGCCCGTTGATCCCCCTGGTCCGCAGCCGCATTCGGGACCGCAGTCGCCGCCCGAGCCGCATGCGGGACCGCAGTCCGGCACTGCTCCTGAGCCCGACACCGCGCCGCAGTCCGATTCGGGGCCGCAGCCGCAGTGGGGGACGCCGCCCGGTCATCCGGTCCCGCCCCACGCGGATCAGTGGGGGACGCCGCCGTGGACGCCGGCACCGCCCCTGCCGAGCAACGGTCTCGGCACGACGGCCATGGCCCTCGGCTCCATCAGCACCGTCGTCGCCTTCCTGCCCTTCCTGTTCTGGATCGCCTGGATCCTCGGCATCCTCGCCGTCATATTCGGCCTGGTGGGCCTGAGCAATGTCCGCAAGGGGCTGGCCACCAACAAGAGTTCGGCGCTCGGCGGAACCATCCTGGGCGGCGCGTCCCTCCTGCTCGCCGTCGTGGGGCTGATCATCACCGGGGCCATGATCCGGTCGGCCGTGGACAAGGTCGACGACATCGATAGCGGCACCTCCTCGGTCACCTCGATCCCCGACGAGCCCGAGGACCCTCTGGAGGATGAGCCGCTCGGCACGGAGCTGCGCAACCCCGCGTCGGTGAAGTTCGGGGAGAGCCACACGTACGAGGACGGGGTGACCGTCACGGTCCTCAGGCCCAGCGAGTTCACGCTCACGGGATCCTACGTTCCGCCCGGACTGCACAAGGGCGACCGGACGTTCCACCTCGACCTCACGATCGTCAACGACTCCGACGACTCGCTCAACCTCGACTTCGCCCAGCCCCACGTGAAGGACGCCGCCGGCAACGAGGTGAACGCGCTGTTCTACAGCAAGGCCGGCTACACGCCGTTCGGGGGGTCGCTCGCCCCGGGTGAACGGGCCACCGCCCAGTACTCCTACCCCGTGTCCCCCGACGCCGCCGCACGGCTCCAGGTGGAGGTCCACCCCGGCATTCTCTACGACCACGCCGAATGGGGCGGACCGGTCGGAGAGTAG
- a CDS encoding phage holin family protein: MSELVQRASQQLTELVRGELSLAQAEMKEKGKRYGRGGGLFGGAGLFGFLTLQALVAAAIAGLAVPLPVWAAALIVAAVLGAIAAIMALTGKKEVGRASPPAPEQTIENVKADVAAIKGSAHR; the protein is encoded by the coding sequence GTGAGCGAACTGGTCCAGCGGGCCTCGCAACAACTGACGGAGCTGGTACGCGGCGAACTGTCGCTGGCGCAGGCCGAGATGAAGGAGAAGGGCAAACGGTACGGCCGGGGCGGCGGCCTGTTCGGCGGTGCCGGACTGTTCGGCTTCCTCACCCTGCAGGCCCTGGTGGCCGCCGCGATCGCGGGTCTCGCCGTGCCGCTGCCCGTGTGGGCCGCCGCGCTGATCGTGGCCGCCGTCCTCGGAGCGATCGCCGCGATCATGGCCCTGACCGGCAAGAAGGAGGTCGGCCGAGCGTCCCCGCCCGCGCCCGAGCAGACGATCGAGAACGTGAAGGCCGATGTGGCCGCTATCAAGGGGAGTGCACACCGATGA
- a CDS encoding YihY/virulence factor BrkB family protein, producing MANLHLPGQNGGRPHGDGDGGREAGRGGGAEGTARRAGPDSEVERAAPDAPTKLPKGMWRAVLKGSVREFRDDELVDRAAALTYYGVLSLFPALLVLVSLLGMTGRSTTDRLLHNLQGLAPGPARDIITHAVKQLQDSAGVGSLVAVFGLLLAMWSASSYVAAFMRAANAVYDMPEGRPLWKILPVRLGLTVVLMVLALLSALIVVFSGGLAHQAGAALGMGSAALTVWSIAKWPVLVVLVVLMLALLYWASPNAKVKGFTWITPGGFVALVIWMIASGGLAFYVANFGSYNKTYGTMAGVIIFLMWLWLTNLAILLGLEFDAEAVRQRAIAGGMPPDEEPYTEPRDTTAWDEEDRRRVNEP from the coding sequence ATGGCGAACTTGCATCTTCCCGGGCAGAACGGCGGCCGGCCGCACGGCGACGGCGACGGTGGCCGCGAGGCCGGCCGCGGCGGTGGCGCGGAGGGGACGGCGCGGAGGGCCGGACCGGACTCCGAGGTGGAGCGGGCGGCACCGGACGCCCCGACGAAGCTGCCCAAGGGGATGTGGCGTGCCGTACTGAAAGGCAGTGTGCGGGAGTTCAGGGACGACGAGCTCGTCGACCGGGCGGCGGCGCTCACGTATTACGGCGTGCTGTCGTTGTTCCCCGCGCTCCTGGTGCTCGTGTCCCTGCTCGGCATGACCGGACGGTCCACCACCGACCGGCTCCTGCACAACCTCCAGGGCCTCGCGCCCGGTCCGGCCCGCGACATCATCACCCATGCCGTGAAGCAGTTGCAGGACAGCGCGGGCGTCGGCTCGCTGGTGGCGGTCTTCGGCCTGCTCCTGGCGATGTGGTCGGCGTCCAGCTATGTGGCCGCCTTCATGCGTGCGGCCAACGCGGTCTACGACATGCCCGAGGGGCGGCCGCTGTGGAAGATCCTTCCGGTGCGGCTCGGACTGACCGTGGTCCTCATGGTCCTGGCACTCCTCAGTGCGCTGATCGTGGTCTTCAGCGGAGGCCTGGCCCATCAGGCCGGAGCCGCGCTCGGCATGGGGAGCGCCGCACTGACGGTGTGGTCGATAGCCAAGTGGCCGGTCCTGGTCGTCCTGGTCGTGCTGATGCTCGCGCTGCTGTACTGGGCGAGCCCGAACGCGAAGGTGAAGGGTTTCACATGGATCACCCCGGGCGGCTTCGTGGCCCTGGTGATCTGGATGATCGCGTCCGGCGGCCTGGCGTTCTACGTCGCCAACTTCGGTTCGTACAACAAGACGTACGGCACGATGGCCGGCGTCATCATCTTCCTGATGTGGCTGTGGCTGACCAACCTGGCGATCCTGCTCGGTCTCGAATTCGACGCCGAAGCGGTGCGGCAGCGGGCGATCGCCGGTGGTATGCCGCCGGACGAGGAGCCGTACACCGAGCCGCGCGACACGACGGCGTGGGACGAGGAGGACCGGCGCCGAGTGAACGAGCCGTGA
- a CDS encoding hemerythrin domain-containing protein yields MCHYCGCRDIPLIKEFIAEHERVTDAAGDARRALAEGRTARAKELVAFMARELESHWRGEENGLFAVMREDPEYAQYIDVLVGEHRDHSARLPALDLETAEGRAEFDRMVTELHHHIGREEDGLFPASLTALSGDEWDRSFAAWREAHPGHPGR; encoded by the coding sequence ATGTGTCACTACTGCGGGTGCCGCGACATCCCCCTCATCAAGGAATTCATCGCCGAGCACGAACGCGTCACGGATGCGGCGGGCGACGCTCGGCGCGCGCTCGCCGAGGGCCGTACGGCGCGGGCGAAGGAACTCGTCGCCTTCATGGCGCGAGAGCTGGAATCCCACTGGCGCGGCGAGGAGAACGGGCTGTTCGCCGTGATGCGCGAGGACCCCGAATACGCGCAGTACATCGACGTCCTGGTGGGCGAGCACCGGGACCACAGCGCCCGGCTGCCGGCCCTCGATCTGGAAACGGCCGAGGGGCGCGCGGAGTTCGACCGGATGGTGACGGAACTCCACCATCACATCGGCCGCGAGGAGGACGGCCTGTTCCCGGCTTCCCTGACGGCCCTGTCGGGCGACGAATGGGACCGCTCGTTCGCCGCGTGGCGAGAGGCTCATCCCGGTCACCCCGGCCGGTGA
- a CDS encoding DUF4235 domain-containing protein, with the protein MKVSKIVYKPFGLGLGVAGGLLAGVVFKQAWKRISHDDDAPDATDEDRTWREVLIAAALQGAIYAVVKATVDRAGATATRRLTGTWPA; encoded by the coding sequence GTGAAGGTGTCGAAGATTGTCTACAAGCCGTTCGGCCTTGGCCTCGGGGTCGCCGGCGGATTGCTCGCCGGTGTGGTGTTCAAGCAGGCGTGGAAGCGGATCAGCCACGACGACGACGCCCCCGACGCGACCGACGAGGACCGTACGTGGCGCGAGGTGCTGATCGCCGCCGCGCTGCAGGGCGCCATCTACGCGGTGGTCAAAGCCACCGTGGACCGGGCCGGCGCCACCGCGACGCGCCGCCTGACCGGCACCTGGCCGGCCTGA